A single region of the Photobacterium sanguinicancri genome encodes:
- a CDS encoding sensor domain-containing diguanylate cyclase, with protein sequence MITTTPKDEKFFIDSHYGVVVHRDFKPLYADEAYANYYGYTLSEEVLALPSLLQLISEPEHTKALDTYSGVMSGRLKPGVRSYLNIDNAGNELIVLTVDHVVEWKGEPAMQITIIDLSSQIATQRQLQASEERYRELIDGSIQGIIVHRDLRPLFCNKAYAQMHGFKNEQELIAKNSILSLITQAFHQQAIDENAALMNGDVETIKAEVKGFRADGSTIWLSLLSRLVTWNGELAVQVTAMDITEQHILREKLEHQANYDGLTNLLNRRATSEILAQQFDVAKTENQPLSCVMIDLDNFKQINDQYGHQVGDEILCLFAAVSLQNLRSTDILGRWGGEEFILSLPGHNQSQAAAVANRLCEALSQVAVETDLGPLFFSASMGVATICPEITTYDQLVSKADRALYKAKRKGKNCVALFNDIESES encoded by the coding sequence GTGATAACAACAACGCCTAAAGATGAAAAGTTCTTTATTGACTCTCATTATGGTGTCGTTGTACATCGTGATTTTAAGCCCCTTTACGCAGATGAGGCTTACGCTAATTATTATGGTTATACATTAAGTGAAGAAGTACTCGCGTTACCTTCACTGCTTCAACTTATCTCTGAACCTGAGCACACTAAAGCGCTTGATACGTATAGCGGGGTTATGTCTGGTCGTTTGAAGCCCGGTGTGCGCTCTTATCTAAATATTGATAATGCTGGTAATGAATTAATCGTGCTGACTGTTGACCATGTGGTTGAATGGAAAGGCGAACCTGCAATGCAAATCACCATTATTGACCTAAGTTCCCAAATTGCCACGCAAAGGCAACTTCAAGCCAGTGAAGAACGGTATCGCGAACTGATAGATGGCTCTATTCAAGGCATTATTGTGCACCGCGATCTTAGGCCGCTGTTTTGCAATAAAGCGTATGCACAAATGCATGGTTTTAAAAACGAGCAAGAACTGATTGCCAAAAACTCCATTCTTTCTTTGATCACCCAAGCATTTCACCAACAAGCTATCGATGAAAACGCCGCTTTAATGAATGGCGATGTTGAAACAATTAAAGCAGAAGTGAAAGGTTTTAGGGCTGATGGCTCCACTATTTGGTTAAGTTTGTTATCGCGCCTTGTCACTTGGAATGGTGAACTCGCGGTACAAGTGACTGCGATGGATATTACAGAGCAACATATATTGCGTGAGAAACTTGAACATCAGGCTAACTATGATGGACTGACCAATTTGCTGAACCGCCGAGCAACTTCAGAGATTCTGGCTCAGCAGTTTGACGTCGCCAAAACGGAAAACCAGCCATTAAGTTGTGTGATGATCGATTTAGATAATTTTAAACAGATCAACGATCAGTACGGGCATCAGGTGGGTGATGAAATTTTGTGTCTATTTGCAGCTGTCAGTCTTCAGAACTTAAGAAGTACCGATATTCTTGGGCGCTGGGGTGGCGAAGAGTTTATTTTGAGCTTACCTGGGCATAACCAATCGCAAGCTGCGGCAGTGGCAAATCGGTTGTGTGAGGCGTTATCACAAGTGGCTGTAGAGACAGATCTTGGACCATTGTTTTTTTCTGCAAGTATGGGCGTGGCAACGATTTGTCCTGAAATTACCACATATGATCAACTGGTATCTAAAGCCGATCGTGCATTATACAAAGCGAAACGTAAGGGTAAGAATTGCGTGGCTTTGTTCAATGATATTGAGAGTGAGTCGTAA
- the tyrS gene encoding tyrosine--tRNA ligase codes for MSTINQDLFNELQQRGLIAQASNSDELQQHLAESRTVYCGFDPTAGSLHIGHLVPLVMLRRFQLAGHSAVALVGGATGMIGDPSFKANERTLNNEQTVKQWVADLRGQIQHVLHSEQSDTATILNNADWISGMNIISFFRDIGKHFSVNAMINKESVKQRLNRPEQGISFTEFSYSLLQSYDFAHLNQEHDCSLQIGGNDQWGNITSGIDLTRRLNQQKVFGLTLPLITKSDGTKFGKTESGAVWLDPTKTSPYSFYQFWLNSADADVYNFLRYYTFLSVDAIADIEHQDSIHNGKPQAQQILAEALTTLVHGEDALLSAQSISLALFSGELQSLTLAELQQLELDGLPCSTLDTTLSLPAILVKSGLASSNRQAREFMANQAISVNGETAISDDLSTYLPLQQQYLVLRRGKKQFHLLRIEK; via the coding sequence ATGTCGACTATCAACCAAGACTTATTTAATGAATTGCAACAGCGCGGGCTGATTGCACAAGCATCTAACAGCGATGAACTGCAACAACACTTGGCTGAGTCACGCACTGTCTATTGTGGTTTCGATCCGACAGCAGGCAGTTTACACATCGGTCACTTGGTTCCTTTAGTCATGCTTCGACGTTTTCAACTTGCCGGCCATAGTGCTGTTGCACTCGTTGGTGGTGCCACCGGTATGATTGGTGATCCAAGTTTTAAAGCCAATGAACGTACACTTAATAATGAACAAACCGTAAAGCAGTGGGTTGCAGATTTACGCGGCCAAATACAGCATGTATTACATAGTGAACAATCAGATACCGCGACCATTTTGAACAATGCTGATTGGATTTCAGGCATGAATATCATCAGTTTTTTCCGTGATATTGGTAAGCATTTTTCAGTAAATGCGATGATCAATAAAGAGTCCGTAAAGCAGCGTTTAAATCGCCCAGAACAAGGGATTTCATTTACAGAGTTTTCTTATTCATTACTGCAATCATACGACTTTGCGCACCTTAATCAGGAGCATGACTGTAGCTTGCAAATTGGCGGGAACGATCAATGGGGAAACATTACCAGTGGTATCGATTTAACGCGCCGCTTAAACCAACAGAAAGTCTTTGGTTTGACGCTACCGTTAATCACTAAATCAGATGGTACGAAGTTTGGTAAAACGGAAAGCGGTGCTGTATGGCTCGACCCGACCAAAACATCACCCTACAGCTTTTACCAGTTTTGGTTAAATAGTGCTGATGCTGATGTTTACAATTTCTTGCGTTACTACACTTTCTTAAGTGTCGACGCTATTGCAGACATTGAACACCAAGATTCGATTCATAACGGTAAACCGCAAGCACAGCAAATACTGGCAGAAGCCTTAACAACGTTGGTGCACGGTGAAGACGCGCTACTTTCTGCACAAAGTATTAGTCTCGCACTATTCTCTGGTGAACTACAGTCGCTCACGCTGGCTGAATTGCAACAATTAGAGTTAGATGGTCTACCTTGTAGCACCCTTGATACTACACTTTCACTACCAGCTATACTGGTGAAGAGTGGTCTTGCATCGTCTAACAGACAGGCTCGGGAGTTTATGGCTAATCAAGCCATCAGTGTTAATGGCGAAACAGCTATTTCCGATGACCTTAGCACCTACTTACCACTACAACAGCAGTACTTAGTCTTACGTAGAGGTAAAAAACAATTTCATCTGCTGCGTATTGAGAAGTAA
- a CDS encoding acetate/propionate family kinase — translation MSNSLVLVINSGSSSLKFALIDTVVGDAVLSGIGECFGLPEANVSWKYNGEKSEYALSEGNHHQLAVDRIVALVEELGLKDDIIAVGHRVVHGGEKFTSTVKLDEAVLTEIDNLSDLAPLHNPAHVIGMRASMAAFPTLSQYAVFDTAFHQTMPAKAYTGAISRKLYNDYGIRRYGFHGTSHYFVSREAAKMINKPIEESSFISVHLGNGASVCAIKDGMSVDTSMGFTPLAGLMMGTRCGDLDPSIIEFLLKKGWTQEEVFDELNKKSGLLGVSGLTSDCRGVIEAMENGHEGATLAFELFCYRVAKYVGSYMVALDELDGIIFTAGIGENSQPIRSKILENLKIFGYREDEEANAAARFGNKGVITKPNTPLAMVIPTNEEWVIANESMALLHA, via the coding sequence ATGAGCAATTCACTAGTTCTTGTAATTAATTCTGGTAGTTCTTCCCTTAAATTCGCTTTGATCGATACTGTTGTCGGCGACGCAGTACTGAGCGGTATTGGTGAGTGTTTTGGCCTTCCAGAAGCTAACGTTAGCTGGAAATACAACGGTGAGAAAAGTGAATACGCGCTAAGCGAAGGTAATCACCACCAACTTGCTGTTGACCGCATCGTTGCACTAGTTGAAGAGCTTGGTCTGAAAGACGACATTATTGCAGTGGGCCACCGTGTTGTTCACGGCGGTGAGAAGTTCACTAGCACTGTTAAACTTGATGAAGCGGTTCTAACTGAAATCGACAACCTTAGCGATCTAGCGCCACTTCATAACCCCGCTCACGTTATTGGTATGCGCGCTTCTATGGCTGCATTCCCAACGTTATCTCAATACGCTGTATTTGATACTGCGTTCCACCAAACGATGCCAGCGAAGGCATACACTGGTGCTATCTCACGTAAGCTTTACAACGACTACGGCATTCGTCGTTACGGCTTCCACGGCACAAGCCACTACTTCGTTAGCCGTGAAGCAGCAAAAATGATTAACAAGCCAATCGAAGAGAGCAGCTTTATCTCTGTTCACTTGGGTAACGGTGCTTCTGTTTGTGCTATCAAAGACGGCATGAGCGTTGATACAAGCATGGGCTTTACTCCGCTTGCGGGTCTTATGATGGGTACACGTTGTGGTGACCTTGACCCAAGCATCATCGAATTCCTTCTGAAGAAAGGCTGGACGCAAGAAGAAGTATTCGACGAACTAAACAAGAAATCTGGCCTGTTAGGTGTTTCTGGCCTAACAAGCGATTGTCGCGGTGTTATCGAAGCGATGGAAAATGGCCACGAAGGCGCAACGCTAGCATTTGAACTATTCTGCTACCGTGTTGCTAAATACGTTGGTTCATACATGGTTGCGTTAGATGAACTAGACGGCATCATCTTCACTGCTGGTATTGGTGAGAACTCTCAACCTATCCGTAGCAAGATTTTAGAAAACCTAAAAATCTTTGGTTACCGTGAAGATGAAGAAGCAAATGCAGCAGCACGTTTTGGTAATAAAGGTGTTATCACCAAGCCAAATACACCGCTTGCTATGGTTATCCCAACAAATGAAGAGTGGGTAATCGCAAACGAATCTATGGCGCTACTACACGCTTAA
- the trxC gene encoding thioredoxin TrxC: MTTMTTRCPHCKAMNRLPIERLEETATCGACKENLIDGKPVEGTSDNFLSLIQSDTPVVVDFWAPWCNPCVGFAPIFEDVAAEKSGAARFVKIDTEAQQALAGQYRIRSIPTIMVFKNGQMIDQLNGALPKGQFNQWLDETLSK; this comes from the coding sequence ATGACAACAATGACCACACGCTGCCCACACTGTAAAGCAATGAACCGTTTACCTATTGAACGTCTTGAAGAGACTGCAACTTGTGGCGCTTGTAAAGAAAACTTGATTGACGGCAAACCCGTTGAAGGAACAAGCGATAACTTTCTTTCGCTAATTCAAAGCGACACACCTGTTGTTGTCGATTTCTGGGCTCCGTGGTGTAACCCATGTGTTGGCTTTGCTCCCATTTTTGAAGATGTGGCTGCTGAAAAATCAGGGGCTGCACGCTTTGTTAAAATAGATACCGAAGCGCAACAAGCGCTAGCAGGACAATACCGTATTCGTAGCATTCCAACGATTATGGTCTTCAAAAATGGTCAGATGATTGATCAATTAAATGGCGCGCTGCCAAAAGGGCAATTTAACCAGTGGTTAGATGAAACGCTGAGTAAGTAG
- a CDS encoding methyl-accepting chemotaxis protein produces the protein MMHYKNLSVGKKIGVVFFSIGLAVAALGYFLISEISAIKSNLLDITDGTMPRIVLVQDLQTDIATLRMDEFFLLSNSNKDEVNTVLTSIEKANRNVSAMLEQLQSMSISSEYRNQLQSVIRDWDIYVSSKNGFSSAIKNKEIALANKITYDSYQAFNTLQSSLDKLLNLANEESMSEREQALNNVQQSNTFTFIGILLLIAFMVVMNLFLTRQVCLPLSLVTTLAGKIAAGDLTHRLNRENIGNDELGVLADSCVTMQDHLRDLVNDISSSVTQLSAAIEEVSTVSSNASDGMKHQQDELTMIATAMNQMQSTVQEVANNTEDASSAANKATEDANESTRVVTKNIEEIQRVASVIGHAGEMVTQLEQDSASISMVVDVISGIAEQTNLLALNAAIEAARAGDQGRGFAVVADEVRTLAGRTSESTSEIIAIIEKLQKRAKDTGEATKESCVLIQSCVEQTELTGTHISQIEGGVNQIASMNMQIASACSEQTSVTEELSRNVENINESSHSVAAGSEQTSQACVELSQLATGLQSMVGRFKIV, from the coding sequence ATGATGCATTATAAGAACTTATCTGTAGGGAAAAAGATTGGCGTTGTCTTTTTTTCTATAGGCTTAGCTGTTGCTGCACTAGGCTATTTTTTAATTTCAGAAATTTCAGCTATCAAAAGTAATCTACTAGACATAACAGATGGCACTATGCCAAGGATCGTTCTGGTACAAGATTTACAAACAGATATTGCAACGCTACGAATGGATGAGTTTTTTCTGTTATCCAATAGTAATAAAGACGAAGTGAATACGGTATTAACCAGTATTGAAAAAGCGAATCGTAACGTTTCTGCCATGCTAGAACAGCTTCAATCAATGTCGATCTCATCTGAATATCGTAATCAACTTCAGAGTGTTATTAGAGATTGGGATATATATGTATCGAGCAAGAATGGTTTTTCATCAGCAATAAAAAATAAAGAAATAGCTCTCGCGAATAAAATTACATATGATTCCTATCAGGCATTCAATACTCTTCAAAGCTCTCTAGACAAACTATTAAACCTAGCTAATGAAGAAAGTATGAGTGAAAGAGAGCAAGCATTAAATAATGTTCAGCAGTCAAATACATTTACATTCATTGGCATCCTATTATTAATCGCTTTCATGGTTGTTATGAATTTATTCTTAACTCGTCAGGTTTGTTTGCCTCTATCGCTTGTGACTACTCTTGCAGGTAAAATTGCAGCGGGCGATCTGACTCACCGTTTAAATCGAGAAAATATTGGTAATGATGAACTTGGTGTCTTAGCTGATTCATGTGTCACCATGCAAGATCACTTGCGTGACTTAGTGAATGATATTTCAAGCTCGGTTACTCAGTTAAGTGCGGCGATTGAAGAAGTGAGTACGGTTTCATCAAACGCATCGGACGGCATGAAGCACCAGCAAGATGAACTGACTATGATTGCAACGGCCATGAACCAGATGCAGTCAACAGTACAAGAAGTCGCAAATAACACCGAAGATGCTTCAAGCGCCGCCAACAAAGCAACGGAAGACGCGAATGAAAGTACCCGCGTAGTTACGAAGAACATCGAAGAAATTCAACGTGTCGCTAGTGTTATTGGGCATGCTGGCGAAATGGTGACTCAATTAGAGCAAGACTCAGCCAGCATCAGCATGGTGGTTGACGTGATCAGTGGTATTGCAGAGCAAACTAATCTTCTCGCATTAAATGCGGCCATTGAAGCGGCACGCGCTGGCGATCAGGGACGCGGCTTTGCTGTGGTGGCTGATGAAGTTAGGACTCTTGCAGGGCGTACTTCTGAATCAACCAGCGAGATTATTGCGATTATCGAAAAGCTACAAAAACGGGCGAAAGACACCGGTGAGGCAACCAAAGAAAGTTGTGTGTTAATTCAGTCTTGCGTTGAACAAACAGAGCTAACAGGCACACACATTTCACAAATTGAAGGTGGGGTGAACCAAATTGCTAGCATGAACATGCAAATAGCAAGTGCATGCAGTGAGCAAACATCCGTGACTGAAGAGCTTAGCCGAAATGTCGAGAATATTAATGAGTCTTCTCATAGCGTAGCGGCGGGTTCAGAACAAACGTCGCAAGCCTGTGTTGAATTGAGCCAACTAGCAACGGGCCTTCAAAGCATGGTCGGGCGTTTTAAGATTGTGTAG
- a CDS encoding alanine/glycine:cation symporter family protein produces MQSVVDFLNGIIWSPVLIYLCLGAGLFYSVTTRFVQLRHFREMWRLLLSGKSSDKGISSFQALAVSLSGRVGTGNIAGVAAAIGFGGPGAVFWMWVVAFLGAATAYAESTLAQIYKEEDEGQFRGGPAYYIEKCMGQSWYAWIFAIATIFACGVLLPGVQSNSIGNAVEAAFGSGAMIETAIGTFSFAKIATGTIISIILGFIIFGGVKRIAHFTQIVVPFMALAYIIIAFVIILLNISQVPGIVMMILGDAFTPMAGFGAAIGWGVKRGVYSNEAGQGTGPHAAAAAHVQHPAQQGLVQSFSIYIDTLLVCSATAFMILLTGAYNVHGGGEGAFLVQNLSAEIGANGPVFTQMAIESALPGLGKPFIAFALFFFAFTTILAYYYIAETNIAFIRRKFKVSGMMFVLKIVLMVSVFYGTVKAADLAWAMGDVGVGVMAWLNIVGILIIFFMSKPALKALEDYEAQQKAGVTEFTFDPVKLGIKGADYWEKKFHGKTAVKPEDADGSAPAKSTV; encoded by the coding sequence ATGCAATCAGTAGTCGATTTTCTGAATGGAATCATTTGGAGCCCAGTACTTATTTACTTGTGTTTGGGGGCGGGGTTATTTTATTCCGTTACTACGCGCTTTGTACAATTACGTCATTTTCGTGAAATGTGGCGTCTTTTGTTATCGGGGAAAAGTTCAGATAAAGGGATCTCATCTTTCCAGGCGCTAGCTGTTTCATTATCAGGCCGAGTTGGTACGGGTAACATTGCAGGTGTTGCTGCTGCCATTGGTTTTGGTGGCCCCGGTGCCGTCTTTTGGATGTGGGTTGTTGCATTTTTAGGTGCTGCGACCGCGTACGCTGAATCGACGCTGGCACAGATTTACAAAGAAGAGGACGAAGGTCAGTTCCGTGGTGGCCCTGCCTATTACATTGAAAAGTGTATGGGACAAAGTTGGTATGCTTGGATCTTTGCGATCGCAACGATCTTTGCGTGTGGCGTATTACTACCCGGCGTGCAATCAAATAGTATCGGTAACGCTGTTGAAGCTGCATTTGGTTCAGGAGCGATGATCGAAACTGCGATTGGCACCTTTAGCTTCGCAAAAATTGCGACTGGCACCATAATTTCAATCATTCTTGGTTTTATCATTTTTGGTGGTGTTAAGCGTATTGCGCACTTTACGCAAATTGTTGTGCCATTTATGGCATTGGCGTACATCATTATCGCGTTTGTTATCATTCTACTAAACATCAGCCAAGTACCTGGTATTGTCATGATGATTTTAGGTGATGCATTTACACCAATGGCGGGCTTTGGTGCTGCAATTGGTTGGGGTGTTAAGCGTGGTGTTTACTCTAATGAAGCAGGCCAGGGTACAGGCCCTCATGCTGCCGCGGCTGCGCATGTTCAGCACCCAGCACAGCAAGGTTTAGTTCAGTCATTCTCTATTTACATCGATACACTGCTAGTGTGTTCTGCTACTGCATTTATGATTCTTCTTACTGGAGCTTACAATGTACATGGTGGTGGAGAAGGGGCATTTTTAGTTCAGAACCTATCGGCAGAAATTGGCGCAAATGGTCCTGTCTTTACGCAAATGGCGATTGAAAGTGCGCTACCAGGGTTAGGAAAACCATTTATTGCTTTTGCACTGTTCTTCTTCGCCTTTACTACGATATTGGCTTACTACTACATTGCAGAAACGAACATTGCGTTCATTCGTCGTAAGTTCAAAGTGTCGGGCATGATGTTTGTGTTGAAGATTGTCCTGATGGTGTCGGTGTTCTACGGTACGGTAAAAGCCGCAGATCTGGCGTGGGCTATGGGTGATGTTGGTGTTGGCGTTATGGCGTGGCTGAATATTGTGGGTATTTTAATTATCTTCTTTATGTCAAAACCCGCACTTAAAGCGCTGGAAGATTATGAAGCACAGCAAAAAGCAGGCGTGACAGAATTTACGTTTGACCCTGTAAAACTTGGCATTAAAGGCGCGGATTACTGGGAGAAAAAATTCCATGGTAAAACAGCGGTTAAACCAGAAGATGCAGATGGCAGTGCTCCCGCTAAATCAACGGTGTAG
- a CDS encoding helix-turn-helix transcriptional regulator, with the protein MNNTAWLTALTQAIDAQNKANFASALVAFIRQHVDFDCVVILGYSRQRRPVYLYDAISENRELLFQHYLNRSYVDDPFYRAFEEGLAEGVYLHDALADKLGINPDYVNDFYQSTGWHDEVGLVIPLDSDRWVVINLGYLQSKAAGLFSVEKKKQLRSLQAMFDVIAALSRQHWLNQSFLLADAPANNTRIRYIVAQAIDEFGLAVLTEREHAVLKLIVQGFDSKDIAQQLGIGLGTVKNHRKKIYASLNVSSVSELFGLFLNYLITIDAAK; encoded by the coding sequence ATGAATAATACGGCGTGGTTAACAGCGTTAACGCAAGCCATCGATGCTCAGAATAAAGCGAATTTCGCATCCGCCTTGGTGGCATTTATTCGACAGCATGTCGATTTTGATTGTGTGGTGATCTTGGGTTATAGCCGTCAACGTCGGCCTGTGTATTTATACGATGCGATATCGGAAAACAGGGAGCTATTGTTTCAACATTACCTGAACCGTTCTTATGTAGATGATCCGTTTTACCGTGCTTTTGAAGAGGGGCTTGCGGAAGGCGTGTATCTGCATGATGCGCTGGCCGACAAGCTGGGCATTAACCCTGACTATGTGAATGATTTTTACCAATCGACTGGCTGGCATGATGAAGTCGGGTTAGTGATCCCCCTTGATAGCGATAGATGGGTGGTGATTAACCTCGGTTACTTACAAAGCAAGGCGGCGGGGCTGTTCTCAGTAGAGAAGAAAAAGCAATTACGCAGTTTACAGGCGATGTTTGATGTTATTGCAGCCTTGAGTCGACAGCATTGGTTAAATCAGTCGTTTTTATTGGCTGATGCGCCAGCGAATAATACGCGTATTCGTTATATCGTGGCACAAGCCATTGATGAATTTGGGTTGGCTGTTTTAACCGAACGTGAGCATGCTGTACTGAAATTAATCGTTCAAGGATTTGACTCAAAAGACATTGCGCAGCAGCTTGGCATTGGGCTCGGCACTGTTAAAAATCACCGTAAAAAAATATACGCGAGTTTAAATGTGTCATCGGTGAGTGAGCTTTTTGGTTTGTTTTTAAATTATTTAATCACGATAGATGCAGCTAAGTAG
- a CDS encoding efflux RND transporter periplasmic adaptor subunit, which yields MKRKFIAVAICAGLLVGCGEQANNRQAPPAPLVVTQPVTVIDYQQGKQYVGRTEAQEDAAIVAQVSGYLKERFFTEGQTVEKGQLLYHIDPAAYEAKVASANAAIAQAEAELSNAELNWQRNKNLLPKGSISQSDYDRSTATKLSAEAQLKAAKAQLHLAEVDLSHTKIVAPFTGRISDSKASLGDLVSPSTGVLTTLVSLDPIQTSFKVSERERLNLGIDTLDGAGSGSDGIEVVMSLGGGRNHSHVGEVDFIGNRIDLNTGTISLRASFPNPEHTLLPGQHVQVFLREKTPVKANVIPRRAVQSDLEGDFVMVLQDDNVAERRNVELGPQTEQGVIIHSGINADDVVLTKGLQRVRNGMTVRIEEPKA from the coding sequence ATGAAAAGAAAATTTATAGCGGTTGCTATCTGTGCAGGTTTATTAGTAGGTTGTGGCGAGCAAGCTAATAATCGCCAAGCCCCTCCTGCACCACTTGTCGTAACCCAGCCTGTCACTGTGATTGATTACCAACAGGGTAAGCAATATGTTGGACGTACTGAAGCTCAGGAAGATGCAGCCATCGTGGCGCAAGTGTCTGGTTATCTTAAAGAGCGTTTCTTTACTGAAGGGCAAACAGTCGAAAAAGGCCAACTTTTATACCACATTGACCCAGCGGCTTACGAAGCGAAAGTGGCGAGTGCTAATGCTGCTATTGCTCAAGCGGAAGCTGAGTTGAGTAATGCAGAGCTTAACTGGCAGCGTAATAAGAACCTCTTGCCAAAAGGCAGTATTAGCCAATCAGATTACGATCGCTCAACGGCGACTAAATTATCAGCAGAAGCTCAATTAAAAGCAGCGAAAGCACAATTGCATTTAGCTGAAGTTGATTTATCTCATACTAAAATTGTTGCACCATTCACTGGCCGTATTAGCGACAGTAAAGCAAGCCTTGGTGACTTAGTATCACCTTCTACTGGCGTATTAACCACACTTGTTAGCTTAGATCCTATCCAAACTTCTTTTAAAGTGAGCGAGCGTGAACGCCTGAATTTAGGCATAGACACGTTAGATGGCGCTGGCAGTGGTAGTGACGGAATTGAAGTTGTTATGTCATTGGGCGGTGGGCGTAATCACAGCCATGTTGGTGAAGTTGATTTTATTGGCAACCGTATCGATTTAAACACGGGCACTATATCCTTACGTGCAAGTTTCCCCAACCCTGAGCACACATTGCTACCTGGCCAGCATGTTCAAGTATTTTTACGTGAAAAGACACCCGTTAAAGCCAATGTGATCCCTCGTCGTGCGGTTCAAAGTGACCTCGAAGGTGATTTTGTCATGGTATTGCAGGACGACAATGTAGCGGAACGTCGTAATGTTGAGCTTGGTCCACAAACGGAACAAGGCGTCATTATTCATAGTGGTATTAATGCTGATGATGTGGTGTTAACTAAAGGCCTACAACGCGTACGAAATGGGATGACTGTTCGTATTGAAGAGCCAAAGGCGTAA
- a CDS encoding Rossmann-fold NAD(P)-binding domain-containing protein: MKRALVLGVEHVMGSCLCESLTQHEWDVLGVVSDTETTAPILGNLTLAELLPEDLDFLYQLAEEVDTVFFHQPYESDETNAPFSLETIITLCENLKLQLVITTNQYDFSTNWLPSLAFWRKKNPIPVSVPSALLQRLEAASSHCEQIHVVCLGHTLDCRNNEGYLGLLIKETDDRLYIQSPSAANLQHHWTYLPDLASSIATHLTDCPSQANKGSLHISYYAGHEASIADIARCLTLSSGKPVFITPLPWLAMDVISLFSPLFRRFMHLRTLWQQGIVTPRSHSLSQSSEQTPLALALSQSWRKKTIK; encoded by the coding sequence ATGAAAAGAGCCTTAGTGTTAGGCGTAGAGCATGTGATGGGATCATGCTTATGCGAATCTTTGACTCAGCATGAATGGGATGTGCTTGGCGTTGTTAGTGATACTGAAACTACTGCACCAATACTGGGAAATTTAACATTAGCAGAGCTACTACCTGAAGACCTTGATTTTCTATATCAACTCGCTGAAGAAGTCGACACCGTCTTTTTTCATCAGCCTTATGAAAGTGACGAAACCAACGCCCCTTTTTCATTAGAAACCATCATTACGTTATGTGAAAATCTGAAGCTTCAATTGGTTATCACAACCAATCAATACGACTTCAGCACAAACTGGCTACCGTCTTTAGCTTTCTGGCGTAAAAAGAACCCCATTCCAGTCTCTGTTCCAAGCGCTCTCCTTCAGCGGTTAGAAGCCGCAAGTTCACATTGTGAACAGATACATGTTGTCTGCTTAGGGCATACATTAGATTGCCGCAATAATGAAGGCTATCTCGGGTTATTGATCAAAGAGACTGACGATCGCCTGTATATCCAATCACCAAGCGCTGCCAATTTACAACACCATTGGACCTATTTGCCTGATCTTGCAAGCTCGATTGCTACACATCTTACAGATTGCCCTAGCCAAGCCAATAAAGGATCACTCCACATCAGTTATTACGCTGGCCATGAAGCCAGTATTGCTGATATCGCGCGTTGTCTGACTCTAAGCTCGGGTAAGCCAGTATTTATTACGCCACTGCCTTGGTTAGCCATGGATGTTATTAGCTTATTTTCACCTCTTTTCAGGCGCTTTATGCATTTACGTACGTTGTGGCAGCAAGGAATTGTGACACCCCGCTCGCACTCATTAAGCCAATCATCAGAGCAAACTCCATTAGCATTAGCGTTATCGCAATCTTGGCGTAAGAAAACGATCAAATAA